Genomic segment of Arachis stenosperma cultivar V10309 chromosome 4, arast.V10309.gnm1.PFL2, whole genome shotgun sequence:
AGAAGTGTGACAAAACACGAGTACGATACAAAAACGACAAAATGAAACAGTCTTAACTTACCTTCTTGCCCACTTCTTTCTCCATTTTACTTAAGTAGTCTTTTGCAACATTGGCTCCTCTAGTGTTGTCCAAGTAAATTCTTAAGTGCAACTTCGATTGACATGCCAGAGCCAACTTTCCTTCAAGTGGAATCCATATGTCAGCAAGATCTGAGATGTTTGCTTTAAGAAAATTGATTTCAGCATGTCCTAGCGATACAGCTTCATCGAAGGGTCCATCGAAATCATAAACTTCCACATCCAGCACAGAAGGAGGATCATCCATagcatcaaattcaaatatttctGCATAGATTAGATAGACAATGTTCTAAACATTAAAAAACTGACTAGTCATACAATAATTTCTGCCgagatttcaatttcattcaTTAGCACAGAAAATGATAAACGATGCCATGATGATATTCACCATTCCATAAAGGATTGGATTTCTGGAACTTGATTGAGCTCGTTCTTGTTTTCCCATTGCAAGTGAACACAACATATGGATCGGAGAAGGCACTGGAAtcaacagaagctaaattgcttccTTCAATCAAGGCAACAGTTAGCAGCCATCCATCTCCTTGTGCTTTTATCCCATGATCACTACCTAATATTTTAAAGCCAAAAGATAAGTCTATATAAGCACAGACGTATCAACACCAAATATgcaaaaaatatccaaaaacaTTAGGAAAACAACCGAATGGTCTCATCATTAAGTAACTCTATGTAGATAGCGAAATTGACTACATGAGAACTGAGAAGCATATCAATCTTTTCTTTATGAGATTACCCTTTTGTGCTCTGGCCTGAATAAAGCGTGAGATTAAACCCAGCATGCGTTCACATTGAAGAACAAGGACTGCACAAACAACCAATTCACCAACCGAATCTGGCAAGTCAAGACCAACAAACTCAAGCCCTTGAATTGTACTCGGTGCAGACAGCCAAATGTGGACAAGGACATATAACCCCATGAGCACTGTCGACAGCACTATGAAGTTAGCAAAATACTGCACTGCCAGCTTCCAATCTGACTGCGGCTCCGCTTGTAATGATGCTAGAGCTTGTTCCTTACTCGAACTAAGGTCCTTCATATCAACAGGTTTAACCATCTGAGATAACAAAGTCGCATATTGATCAAAGCTTTCCTTCATACCCTGCCTAGCCCCATTTTCTATCATTCCTTTCATCATGGTACTTTGCAAGAAATTCATTCGCCACGATATGACGAGATGGGAACACTGCTCTCCCGACGGCAACTCTGGTCCAGGAGTGATCAAATAGAGTAGCTCTACCTTAAAGGTGCTCCCATACATGACTTCGGGAGTACTGACACTGGCCAAAACAGCAAAGTTCTTCCCATCGGCTTTTAAGTACGTGTGTTCCTCAAAGGCTTTGACAGCCTTAATTAATTTGCTGGGAGCCTTGGTGTAACTAACTAATCTTTTCAAGCAATCCCCACCATTCTCAAACTTCCAAGGTCCTACTTGAAGTTCTGTAGAACCCTGTACCTCTGCCAATGACTTGAGAAAATTTGAATCAGTCGAAAACAGCAATGTGTTCAAGTCTTTGGGTGCAGTCATATAATGTTGATCAACAAGCAACCCTCCTGAAAAATTGCTAGGAATTTCACTTTCTTGATCTGCAGATTGAATTTTACTCATAGCTTCTTCAAATGTTTCATTAGAAGACGCATCTTCAGTCTTGATCTCACTGACGTCTTCTTTAATGATTTCAAATTGCTCTGAGTCAATGCTTCTGCGGGATGGGGTTGAAGGCATATCCGAAGAAcctttattaaaaatttgagcAATTCTTCCTGTGAGTGTTTTCTGTGCACTAGACTTCTCTTCCTTAGAAGATGTAGTTTCTTCCCTTGAAGGAGAAGACGAGCTTGAGGCAGCAGAAGACCTTGAAGGTGAATCAGTGGCTCCATCAGCCGACTTTCTTGGATGTGATAATTGATCACCATTACCATATGAATCCACAGCTGCATTCTTCTGTTGAAAATATATACTCAAACGAATCTCACCTGGCAAGAAAAATGATATAAATGGCACAAAATCATAGGTAGTTAGTACATTGTTTCCCTAAAAAACTTGAACAAATGGCCCATTGAGAGGCAAGATCGTATGGCCAAGTTCGGTAACTGTTTCGAGACAGAAATATATAGACAATAGAAAACACAAACCTCTAAGGAAAATAAGAACAACACAAAAGCATCTTATCCTGGGACAAAAATTTTTGCAATTTTATGTCCACCTAAAAACTAGGACAATGGAGACAACCACATAAACACAACTCTTTTACAGTTTCTAAGTGTCGAATTAGTCATGATGCAATTTCCACCAACTCACTCACATACTATAAAATTAACTTCAAAGTCAATGTCACAACAATGAGGAAGGGGACTTAGCCACATAATCACTAGGGAAACTAAGTTACTAAACTATTACACAAACTACAATAAAAATAGAGTTTAGCAAGCATTACACACCAGCTTCTTTGTTCTTGACCTTCTTGGTCTTTGGTTGCAAAGAGTACCAAGCAGTGCCAAGGGACTTGATCTCCTCTTCAAAGACAAGTGACATTGGAACCTTGAGCTGACCAACAAAGTCATCATTGAAGAACTTGTCTTCATCCATGACAGAGATCACAAGCTCTTCATTGAGGTCATCAACCCTAAAGCTAAATTCTTCATCCCACCTTGGATTCAAGCATTTCTTGATCACCTTGGTCTTGTGCCTCTGCTTCCCCAACTGCAACCTCACGTATGGGTCACTCAACCCATTAGGATCCGTCGGTGGCAAGTTCTTTGCCTCAATCACACGAACCACAAGCTTCATTGAGCAGCCAAAAAACTCAAAAGGGTACTTGAATCTTGAGAACTAAAAATGTGAACTTTTTTCAATTACAGAGCACCCCAGAAAGATCTTCCAAAAGGGTAATGCAGCGTAAGcacaaggagaagaaaaatgtACTGAAGATTTGAGTGGAATGAACTAATGgaagtgaaaagaaaaaaaattattagaacaTACAAAATCCCAAATTGAAATTGATCAACACAAGTCAAATTCAatgaacagaaaaagaaaaactaaccTATGAatcagagaaaaaaaaaaaactattacaATTTCATTCTGAATTGCAAACTCAGCATGATGAATGGTTGAAacttgaagaaagaaaaaaacgtgaaagaagaagaaaaagattgtcaacaagtttgggaagcagaaattgaagggaaaaagaaatgaaaaagaagattttttttttaagagtgGATAATTAGAGAGACAATGATTGAACCTGTAGCAGACCGCAATTAactgaatgattgaatgatagtagaaaagagaagaaagaaaaatgggTTTTtcaaggataaaattaaaaagaaggAAATTGAATGGAAAGTGAAGAGGGATTTGCAAAATCAAAACTTGTAACTTAGAAAAGTAAATGCACTTTGTCATAAAATTTTGTACCTTTTTTTCGCTTTCGTTTcttgaatttttataaatttgtcccgttttaattaattattaattaattaaacttGTTAATTGTTATTGACACTGCGCGTAAAGGGTTGGACTACTTGACCTTCCAAACTGAAAGAAATCACAACCaccatttcttttattaatttaaggttatgatatatttttagatatattcttttaagaaatataaaaatatgatgcatatacaaacaattaattattaaatcagttataaattttatattagtaactgATTTAATAACTAACACCatataattatgtatatatatatatatatatgttttaatataaattttatattatattaataattaatataatattttttatatacaagtgTAATATGACTGAATTTTCTTTATGATATATGACCAATATTTGTTTCTTGCGCCCATTTTCTTGGGAATTTTTTTGGCAACCGTCACAATTCACAACCACcattaatcttttttttttctttttcatgtaCTACATTTTTAATGATGACTATGCTTAATTTATGTTGAAACCATGACCATTCCCTATATAAAATGCATATGTTCTTGATATATAATAATCAAacatttaatatgaaaataatACATTACATAGTTGTCATTTTATTAAGGAGAAGACCATTTCTTTAAAAAAGACATGCATACCAATATCAACAACACCTTCTGGGGTCTCTTTAATAATTAAGAGACTAAGTTGCTAAAgcctataaaaaaaatataaaattaagtGCCAATGAATGAAGGCTTTCCCTTTTCTGTTACCTGCTGAAAAAAGGAGATGGCATTTGAGTTATGCGTATCCAATGTCAAATGCAGTTAATGGGTCCAAAATGGGGGGCACCTACCCCACTTGGACGACCATGCCCTTGAATGTTTGGGTTAAATGTGCTCTGTTAATTAAAAGAAGTaaaataataccaaaaaaaaaattaaaagaagtaaaagaaaaaaaattattgaaaaaatatttttttttatatttttaataaacttttaaagaactaaatacataaaaaatatttttaagttattaattttagtctttttaatatgtattttaaaaatatattttaactcatttttatttataatttataacatAATACTAAAACTTTCatgataaaataaattagattttaatttttatttactaaaaCATATTTCACgtaagacaaataaaaatataatcaagTTGGGTTAATttagtggttagctcactagttTACTTAAATAAGTAGAGATTCGAATTCTATTTTGTGTATGCAGCAACCCATTAGCCAGCAATAAACCTTTAAATGGAGATTAATACCATggcaaattaattattaacctGTCGAATTAGgagagtgaaaaaaaaaaacacggTGATTGATGTTTGAATAATTGTCTGGAAGATATTTCTGTGTTTTTTTAAATCCACATGGATGGTATAGAATGGAAtactttaaatatatattatattattattacacCCAAATACGTTTTATATGGCATATTACGTAAGAGAAGTCCTATATATCTAATCTAAATGtgaattataatatatatacaaacaGCACAATTCTTACTATTCTTATAACACTTTTCATTTCATGAATGGAATTGCGTTGCATGTGACACTTTTATGGAGTCAGCGTTGATTGAAAACGAGTGGCCGCAAGCTTCAATCTTGCTTGACGCGTTCTTCAGACTTcaatgtttatttataattttatttaggACGCATTTGATTTACTAAAtatgataaaattttattttctgtttttactttGTATTTTTCTTAGAGCTACCGATCCTTTAGAATTCACTTGATTTCTAGAACTGATCTTATCTAGATTGAACCAAGTTATTCCACTCTGAGTGAACAACAAAGAAGATAGTAGAAAATTAGAAATGAATAATGATGATgtgataaattaataactacCAAATAAAATTAAGGGATTGTTTATTTCTAAACAAACGAGAATATCAAAAGGCTTACAAGATAAAATACAACACTTAGCAACCAAATGGGgtagaaataaaaatttaaaaaaaaaagaaaaaaaaagaaggaaaaaatacAAGTTTGATATTTGAAAAGCTCTACGTCATGAGAGACAAGAAATCAAAGACTAGAATGTAGACACTATTGATTCTATTGCATTTTAAAACAATGTTGGGCCTTGCATGTTAGG
This window contains:
- the LOC130974405 gene encoding C2 and GRAM domain-containing protein At1g03370, with translation MKLVVRVIEAKNLPPTDPNGLSDPYVRLQLGKQRHKTKVIKKCLNPRWDEEFSFRVDDLNEELVISVMDEDKFFNDDFVGQLKVPMSLVFEEEIKSLGTAWYSLQPKTKKVKNKEAGEIRLSIYFQQKNAAVDSYGNGDQLSHPRKSADGATDSPSRSSAASSSSSPSREETTSSKEEKSSAQKTLTGRIAQIFNKGSSDMPSTPSRRSIDSEQFEIIKEDVSEIKTEDASSNETFEEAMSKIQSADQESEIPSNFSGGLLVDQHYMTAPKDLNTLLFSTDSNFLKSLAEVQGSTELQVGPWKFENGGDCLKRLVSYTKAPSKLIKAVKAFEEHTYLKADGKNFAVLASVSTPEVMYGSTFKVELLYLITPGPELPSGEQCSHLVISWRMNFLQSTMMKGMIENGARQGMKESFDQYATLLSQMVKPVDMKDLSSSKEQALASLQAEPQSDWKLAVQYFANFIVLSTVLMGLYVLVHIWLSAPSTIQGLEFVGLDLPDSVGELVVCAVLVLQCERMLGLISRFIQARAQKGSDHGIKAQGDGWLLTVALIEGSNLASVDSSAFSDPYVVFTCNGKTRTSSIKFQKSNPLWNEIFEFDAMDDPPSVLDVEVYDFDGPFDEAVSLGHAEINFLKANISDLADIWIPLEGKLALACQSKLHLRIYLDNTRGANVAKDYLSKMEKEVGKKINLRSPQTNSAFQKLFGLPPEEFLINDFTCHLKRKMPLQGRLFLSARIIGFHANLFGNKTKFFFLWEDIEDIQVIPATFSSMGSPVVVITLRPGRGMDARHGARTQDEQGRLKFHFQSFVSFNVAHRTIMALCKARSLSPEQKVQLVEEESETKTLASEESGTFLGMHDVSMSEIHSCTFPIPASFFMEIFSGRELDRRVMEKSGCLNYSYTPWVSEDKEVFERAIYYKFEKRVSRYKGEVTSTQQRSPLPDGKGWLVEEVMNFHGIPLGDYFSVHLRYQVEDLPAKAKGCKVVVAYGVEWLKSTKHQKRITKNIVQNLQERLNLMSTVAERELVAK